The genomic segment AGTACCGGCAGGGTCTCGCCACCGCTATCCCCCACCGACACCTCTATCTGGGGCAGGCGATCCGGGGTGGACATGCGCGCCACCAGGGTCTTCAGCTTCGGCAGCAATCCAGAAATCAGCGGCGGCAGCACCGGGCACTGATCCATCACTGCCACATAGCTGCTGCGTTTTTCGTGGAAACCCACCAGCACCCCGCCCTTTTTCGGCACATGGCGCACTGACAGACGGGCCCGCTGGCGATAGCCCCAAGTGGCACTGGTGACAGGGCCATACATCACTTCGGGGCGAAGCCGGGCCAGATGCCACAAGGCGTCCTCCAGTACGCGCTGCTTGGCTGCGGTCTGGGCCGAGGGAGCCAGATGTTGCATGCTGCATCCACCGCAAACTCCGAAGTGGGGGCAGCCGGGCGTGACCCGCTGGCTGGAGGCCCGGAGAATCTGAACCACCTGGGCCTGTTCGTAATTGGGCTTGCGCCGATAACTGGCATATTCCACCCGTTCGCCGGGCAAGGCCCCCTCGATGAAGATCGTCTTGCCTTCCACATGGGCAATGCCACGGCCTTCGTGGTCCAGGGATTCGATCAGGGTGACGGGCATGGGGAAGCCTGTAAACATGACGGCGGGGGCGGCATTATAATCAGCCCAGGCATCCCGTCTCCTGCCCTTCCGCCATCGAGATGAACGATCCAGCCATCACTCCCTTCGACAGCGAGACCGGCTTTCGCCAAGCCATCGGCACTGTCATCGCCCAGGCACGGCAGGAACTGCGTGTCTTCGACCGGGATATCCAACGCTTGCAGTTGGAGCAAAAGGCCAGCATCGCCGCTCTGGAGGCCTTTCTCTCCGCCTCCCGGGATAACCGCCTGCGTATAGTGGTCCATGACACCAGTCACCTGGAGCGTTATTGTCCCCGCCTCCATGCCTTGCAGCTCAACCACCTCCAGGCCATGGAAATCCGTCAGTCGCCGGATGAACTGCGCCATCTGGCAGAGGTTTATGTTCTTGCTGACCGGTGTCATGGCGCCCTGCGCCACCATGGGGACCATCCCCGGGGCAAGCTGATCCTGGACTCGGCTGACGAAATTCACCCCTGGTGGCAGCGTTTCGATGAGCTCTGGGCCCATGCTTCGCCCTGGTCGGCCAGTCGCACAGGCCTGTGAGGTTTTCGAGGTTTCCCAATTCCGCCAGGGGTTTACTCCATCCGCCAGGGCCGTTATAGTCCGCTCCCATGTCCGTCAAGACCCTCCTTGGCGCAAGCGCCTTGGCCCTTGCCCTGACCCTCCCCCAGGCTGTGCGAGCCGACGAGAATCCCGCCCCAGGCGGTGAGATTCGTGCGTCCCTGATGGATCGGTACGCAAGCCGCGCCCAGCAGGCCATCGATCAGGCCCTGGACCTTATCGGCATTCGTTATCGGCCAGGGGGCAGCGCGCCCGAGTCCGGTTTCGACTGCTCGGGTTTTGTGGGTCATGTATTCCGGGAAGGTCTGGGCCTGATCCTGCCCCGCAGCTCCAAGGAAATTTCCAACGCCGGGGAAGTGGTGCAGAAGACCGAATTGCGCCCAGGCGATCTGGTGTTTTTCAACACCATGCGGCGAGCCTTTTCCCATGTGGGCATCTACCTGGGCAACAACCAGTTTGTCCACGCGCCGCGAGTTGGTGGCAAGGTACGCATCGAAGACATGCGCGAAGGCTACTGGGTTCAACGCTATAACGGCGCCCGTCGTCTCGTCATCGAATAGTCCTTGCCTCCAGCGGTGTTTGCGGCGGGAGGAAAATGCAGTCAGGCGCATAATGGCGGCCCGATGACAAATTACAGTCGTTCAGGCCAATAACCGTATCTCAGGCATGTCTCAGAACAGCGCCCCCCCACGCACGCGAAAACCCCGGACCGGCGGCAAAGGCTCCGGCAAGTCCCCTGCGGCCGTGGCAGGCAGGCCACCGTCGGCACCGCGCAAGAAGCCCATCCAGAAGCGGGGCGAGTTCACCGTCACCAGCATCATCGACGCAGCCAGGGAAATTCTGCTCAAACAAGGGGTGGAGGCGGTGACCACCCGCCGGGTAGCGGAACGGGCAGGTGTTGCCGTGGGCACGCTGTATCAGTATTTCCCCAATCGGGACGCCATCCTGATGCAGTTGGCGCATCGCATCATGAGCGAGGAGTCGAGCGATGCCCGGCCTCAGTTGTTCAACCTCTACCATCAGTCCCTGCGTGAGTTCATGGGTGCCCTATATGAGCGTACGGTAATCATCGAACGCAAACTGCTAGGGCTGGGAACGGATTTCCACCAGCGTTTCGCCCGATATCTGCAATTGGGCAGTCATACCGAGACCCAGTCCATGGGGGAAGCACCGAACTCGGAGCAATTGATCGCTGCCATGAGCAAGGTGCTAAGAGATCACCCCATGGAGGCCACGGAAACCGATCAGGAGCTGGCTGCCTTCATGATCGTACGTGGTGTACGCAACATGATGGCCACGGTGGTGGAGGAACGCCCGGACCTGATGAACTCACCCTCACTCACACCGATGCTGATCCGGGTCGTCATGGCCATTGCCGCCGGCGAATCGCCACCCCAGGAGGAAGACAATCCCAGTCAGCCGGACTGAGAGGCTGACTCAGCGCTCCTGGGCCGCATTCTGAGCAGGGCGGCGCTGATATAGGAGTACAGGGTCTCGCCCTCCTGGTTCAGGAGGGACACTTCGAACTCGACGATACCCAGGCCCGGACGGGAACCGGATGGGCGCTTGAGGAGGCAGACAGAGCGCGCCTCCAGCCTGTCACCAGGGCGCGCCGGTGCGTGGTTCCTGATTGCCCGCATGCCCAGGGCGCTGACCGTGGCCCACTTTTCCTCATCGGAATGGCAAAGCCGGTTGGTGATGGCGAAGAGATGCACACTGGAAGCGACCAGCCCTCCAAAGATGGATTGCCGGGCCGCTGCTTCATCCAGGTGAAAAGGCTGGGGGTCCCACTCCATCGCGACCCGAATGATTTCCTCCTTGGTCAGATCGTGGCGCCCCGGGTAGCTGAGAGCTTCCCCCGCCTCTACGTCCTCGTAATATCGCATCCTTGCTCCATGCAGCAAAAACTCAAGCGCGCCGTAGCGCCTTAACATCGAAGGGCAGACGGCGCAGACGCTGGCCGGTGGCCGCGAACAGAGCGTTGGCGACGGCGGGGGCAATCACCGGCGTACCCGGCTCGCCCACTCCCGTAGGTGCCTCGGCCGAAGGCACGATATGCACCTCCACCCGGGGCATCTCGGGCATGCGCAGTACCGGATAGGTATCGAAATTCCCCTGGTCCACCTGGCCATCCTGGAGCGTGACCGCACCATGCAGGGCCGCCGATAAACCAAAGGCGATACCGCCTTCCATCTGGGCCCGGATCACATCGGGATTGATGGCCAAACCACAATCCACGGCGCAGACCACCCGATCCACATGGAAGCTGCCGTCATCCCGCACCGTCACTTCGGCCACCTGGGCCACGTAGCTGTTGAAGGACTCATGGACCGCCACGCCACGCCCGCGCCGTTCCCCGGCCTTGGCCGGCGGCAAGGGCTTGTCCCAACCTGACTTCTGGGCGACCAGTTCCAGCACTCCCAGGTGGCGGGGATGGCCTTTGAGCAGTTCCCGACGCAGAGCCACCGGGTCCTGCCCGCCTTGATGGGCCAGTTCGTCGAGGAAGGACTCCACGGCATAGGCGCTATGGGTGGACCCCACCGAGCGCCACCACTGCACGGGGACCGCCTGGGTCGGGGAATGGAGCTGCACCTGGATATGGGGAATCCTGTAGGGCAGATTGGCGGCCCCCTCCACCGATGAGTGGTCGATACCGTTGCGGACGGCGAAGGACTCGAAAACTGTCCCCTTCATGATCGACTGGCCGACGATGGTCTGGCTCCAGGCCACCGGCCGGCCGGCAGCATCCAGCCCTCCCTGCAGGCGATGATGGAACATGGGCCGATAGTAGCCGGCCCTCATGTCATCCTCCCGGGTCCAGAGCATTTTCACCGTGGCCCGGCCCTGGTGCTTGGCGGCGTAGGCTTGGGCAATATGGGCCGCCTCCAGCACGTAATCAGAATGGGGATTGGCGCGGCGGCCAAAACTGCCACCGGCATAGAGGGTGTTGATTTTCACCTGTTCCGGTTTAAGCGCCAGCAACTTGGCCAGCACTGCCTGATCCCGGGTCTGAAACTGCGTTCCGTTCCAGATTTCACAACTCTCCGGCGTCAGCCTCACCACGCAGTCCAGCGGCTCCATGCTTGCATGGGCCAGGTAGGGGAAATCGTAGCCCGCCTCGATTCGGGTCGCTGCGCCCGCCAGGGCCTGTTCCCCGTCGCCATCGCGACGGGCCGACATTCCCTGGGTTCTGGCAAGTTCACGATAGCCAGACAGCATCTCCTCGGAACTGCCCCGGAAAGCCTGGCCCTCGTCCCAGGCCACCGTCAGGGCATCCCGTCCCTTTTTGGCGGACCAGAAATCATGTCCCAGCACGGCCACGCCGTTGGGAATGGCCAGGACATCGACCACGCCCTTGACTGCCAGTGCTCTGGCGGCATCGAAGCTTTGCAGTCGGGCGCCGAAGCGAGGTGGATGGACCACCACCGCCGTCAGCATCTCGGGCAGTCGGACATCCTGGGTATAGAGCGCACGCCCCCGGCTCTTGTCGAGGCCATCCTTCCGGGACAGGGGCTTGCCGATCAGGTTGAACTGGGCCGGCGTCTTCAGACTCACCTGTTCGGGCACCACCTCCCGAACCGCAAGGGAGGCCAGTTCGCCGAAATCCGAGTTGCGCCCGCTCGCCTTATGGATCACCTGGCTCTTGTGTACCGTGAGGCTTGCCAGGGGGACATTCCACTGGCGGGCGGCGGCGGCCAGCAACATGGCCCGGGCCGCGGCGCCCGCCTGACGCATCTGCAGGAAGGCCTCGGCCATGGCATTGCTTCCCCCGGTGGCCTGTATTCCCATCTTCAGGTTCTTGTACTTTGCTACATCCGCCGGCGCGGACTGGACCCGGACCCGAGCCCAGTCCGCATCCATTTCCTCGGCAACCAGGGTGGCCATGCCGGTATGGGTGCCCTGCCCCATTTCCAGGTGTTTCATCATCACCGTCACGACGCCATTCCTGCCCACCGTAACGAAGGCATTGGCGACCAGGGCTTCATCGTGGGAGCCCTGAGGGGCGGCGAGCACCCGGCCGGGGGCGAAGCAGACCGCCAGGGAGAGGCCGAGGCCGGTTTTAAGGAAATCCCGGCGGCCAGACTGGATATTTTCTATGTGCGCGCTCATCACCATCTCCTCAGCCCAGCATCCGGGCAGCTTCGTGAATGGCGGCCCGAATACGGACATAGGTGCCACAACGACAAATCAGTCCGCCCATGGCGGTGTCAATGTCGGTATCACTGGGTTTGGAATTGCTGGTCAGCAGCGCGGTGGCCGCCATGACCTGTCCCGACTGACAGAAGCCGCACTGGGCCACATCGAGCTTCTGCCAGGCCGCCTGCACCGCCTGGCCGACGCGGGAGGCAAGCCCCTCGATGGTAGTCACCGAGGCACCGGCCACCGCCGAGACCGGCAGGACGCAGGAGCGCACCGGCTGGCCATTGAGATGGACGGTGCAGGCTCCGCACAGGGCCTGGCCACAGCCATATTTACTGCCCGTCAGGCCCTGACCATCACGTAGCGCCCAGAGCAGGGGCGTGTCCGGCGCCACGTCCAATTGGACGGGTTTGCCATTGAGGGTGAAGCGGATCATTTCGGTCTCCCGGGAAAATGTCTGACGCGTCCATTGTACGAAGCCCACTGTCCGGAGAACAGAACGAAATACGCTAGGGAAACATTGATCAAGTCCGTCACACCGGCGAAGGAACGTCACCCGGAACTGATCCGGGGCCGGTGTCCAGTGTGTTGATTTTCCTGGATTCCGGCATTCGCCGGAATGACGCATTGGGACTCGTTCAGCATCTCCCTAGGACAATAGTCCCAGGCGACGGAACATCATCATACCGCCCTCCTCCACGCTGCCTGGATGGCAGGCAGCGTCGAAGCTGGTGGCGGCCGGCCATTGCCGGACCACGGCCTCGGGCGTGAGTTTCTCCCCGGCGCCGATCATGGCGCCGGCGCTGCGCTCCCAGCGCAGCTTGGCCCACCAGCCGCCACCGGCCTCAAACAGGCTGCCGGTTTCCTGGCAATCTTCATGGCACAGATAAGCGACCACCGGACTCACGGCGGCCGGCGTCATCCGGGCCTGCCAGTCCTCCGGCATGCGGCTGCCCATCATCTGGGAGGCGGCGATGGGCGCCAGGGCATTGACATGGATATTGTGGCGGGCCCCCTCCACCGCCAGGGTACGGGTGAGACCGTAGAGGGCCAGCTTGGCGCTGCCGTAGTTGGCCTGGCCGAAGTTGCCGTAGATGCCAGCGGCAGAGACCGTAAACAACACCCGGCCGTAATTCTGCTGCCGCAGGTGGGGCCAGGCGGCATGGGTCACCCGGTAGGCGCCCTGCAGATGCACATCCACCACCGCCTGCCATTCGGCGTCGCTCAGCTTGTGGAAGGCCCGGTCGCGAATGAAACCGGCGTTGTTGATCACGCCGTCGATGCGACCGAAAGTGTCCAGGGCCGCCTCGACGATGCGTTCTCCTTCCAACACGGAATCCAGGTTGGCGCAGGCCTCGCCGCCAGCGGCGCAGATTTCCGCCGCCACCCGCTCAGCGGCACTGTTGCCCGCCCCGTCCCGGGCCGGGTCGTTCACCACCACCCGGGCGCCGCGGCTGGCCAGCAACAGCGCATGGCTGCGCCCCAGGCCGTTGCCAGCTCCCGTGATTGCAATCACCTGGCCGTCGAAGCGCAGGGAGTTGGAAGCTGTCGGCATCGTCATTGTCCTTTCTGCTGGAGCGCCTTCGCCTTGGCCATGTTGGCCTTGGCCACCAGGAAATCCTGAATCGCCAGGGCATCCTCCGGCGTCAGTTGTTCGTAAAAGGCGGGCATCCCCTTGTCCTGGCGCGCGCCGCCCAGCACGATGCCCATGAATTCATGTCGGGTCCGAGGTGTCATGGCATCCAGATTCGGTACGCCACCGGTGCCGGAACCATGGCAGACACCACAGTGGTTCATGTACAGCACCCCGCCCCGGGCGATCTGCTCCATGGTCGCGGTGACCGGCGGCGGATCAATCGTCAGGTCCAGGGGCGGCGAAGGGGGCAGCGAGGCCTTGCCATCCAGCTTGAACACCACCACCCGGTTCACGTTTTTCAGGCCCATGGCCGTGGCGCCGTCGGGGAAGCCGGTGGCATGGCCGCCGCCCCAGCCGATGCCGGTAGCGATGTATTGCCGGCCGTGGACGCTGTAGGAAATCGGCCCGCCCATGATGGCGGAGACAGTGCGGTACTCCCACAGCTTCTCGCCCTTGTCGGCGGCATAGGCCACCAGCCGCCCGTCGGAAGTGCCGTGGAACACCAGATTGCCGGCCGTGGCCAGGGTGCCGCCATTCACCGGCATCAGTTGCTCCACCTGCCAGGCCTTCTTGCCGGCGGCCACGTCCCATGCGATCAGGGAGCCCCGCACGTTCTTTTCCACCGTCGGCCCCAGGGAGGGATCGGTGATCCAGGGGGTCATGTCCATGCCTGTGCTCCAGCGTCGGTTGCGCTCCCGATACTTGGCGTTGGGGTCCATGACGTAGAAATTGGGCATCTGCAATTCGCCGAAATACAGCAGGCCCAGCTTCGGATTGAAGGACATGGGGTTCCAGTTGTGGCCGCCCAGGGGGCCAGGAAACTGTAGTGCGGGCTTCTCGGCGCGGGCATAGTCCGCCACCGGATTCTCCACCGGCCGGCCCGTGGTCAGGTCGTAGTGGGAGGCCCAATTGACCTGGGTGAACTTCTCGGCGGAGAGCAACTTGCCGTTGGTTCGATCGAGCACGAAGACGAAGCCGTGCTTGGGCACCTGGATCAGCACTTTCCGCATCTGGCCCTGGAAGTCCATGTCGGCCAGGACCATCTGGGTCGTGGCCGGATAGTCCCATTGTTCCCCGGGCGCCAGCTGATAGTGCCAGACATACTCGCCGCTTTCCGGCCTCAGGGCGACGATGGAGGAGAGGAACAGGTTGTCGCCGCCGCCAGGACTGCGCAACTGGCGCGGCCAGGTGCCGCCGTTGCCGACACCGATGTAGAGCAGGTCCAGCTCGGGGTCGTAGGACATGGCGTCCCACACCGTGCCGCCGCCCCCCCAGGTCCACCACTGGTCGCCGTGCCAAGTCTTGGCGGCCATTTCCAGCGCCGGGTGCTCGAACGGCTTGGCGGGGTCGCCCGGCACCGTGTGGAAGCGCCAGGCCAGCTTGCCGGTCTTCGCGTCGTAGGCGGAGACATAGCCGCGCACGCCCATGTCGGCGCCGCCGTTGCCGATCAGCACCTTGCCCTTCACCACCCGGGGGGCGCCAGTGATGCTGTAGGCCCGCTGGGGATCGATGGTCATCGTCTCCCAGACCTTGCGGCCGTTGCGGGCGTCGATGGCTACCAGACGCCCGTCCAGGGTGCCCACATACACCCTGCCCTGCCACAGGGCCACGCCGCGGTTCACCGGGCCGCAGCAGGCATTGCCGGCCATGGGGCGATCCACCTTGGGATCATATTTCCACAAGGGCTTGCCCGTCTCGGCGTCGAAGGCGTAGACGATGCTCCAGGCACCGGTGACGTAGAGCACGCCATCCACCACCAGGGGCGTGGCCTCGACCCCGCGCTCGAATTCCAGGGTCTGGCTCCAGGCCAGGCCCAGGCGGGAGACGTTCTTGTCGTTGATCTGCTCCAGGGGACTGAAGCGCTGTTCCCCGTAGGTGCGGCCATGGCTCATCCAGTTGCCGGGCTCCCGGTCCGCCGCCACGATGCGGGCACCATCCACGGCGGCCGTACGGACAGTGCCCGCGATCCCCTTCATGGCGGGGACCAGCAGGGCCGCCACCAGCAGCCCGGAGGCTAGAACATTGCGCATATGTTTTTCCGAATAAGAAAGGGCCGGCAGAACCGGCCCCGAAAAGTCCACGTTGCAGTCCATCAGGGCTTGATGGACTTTTCGATCATGGCTTCCAGCTTCTTGCTGTAGGGCGGCAGCAGGCCGAAGAGCTTGCGCGGATCGTACCACCCGGCCTTGTAGATCGTGCGGGCATGGGCGAACTCCAGGAAGCCCTCGTGGCCGTGGTAATGCCCCATGCCCGAATCGCCGATGCCACCGAAGGGGGCGTCGTCCAGGGCCGGATGCATCGCCACCTCGTTCAGGCTCACGCCGCCGGAGATGGTGTGGTCCAGCACGTAGCGCTCCTCGGCCGCATCCTTGCCGAAGTAGTACAGCGCCAGGGGCCGGGGCCGGGCGTTGATGGCTGCCACCGCGTCCTCCAGGCGCTCGTAGCTGAGCACCACCAAGGCTGGGCCGAAAATCTCGTTCTGCATGATGGCGGTGTCGGCGGGAGGATCGATCACCAGGCGCAGGGGCAGGCGCTTGCCCTGGGCCCCCGCGAAGGGGCCGCCGCAGGTTTCCACCCGTGCACCGCGAGCGGCGGCTTCGCTCACATAGCCGTCGATGCGGGCGCAGTGGCGCTCGTTGATCACCGACACCCAGTCCGGATTGCTGGCATAGCTGCCAGGATAGAGGCTGTCGTAGGCGCCGCGCAGGGCGACGACGAAGGGCTCCAGACTCTCCTTCGCCACATACACGTAGTCCGCATTGACGCAGAGCTGGCCGCTGTTGGTGCCCTTGGCCACCATGGTGCGTTCCGCCGCCAGGGCCAGGTCGGCGCTGCGGCCGACGATCACCGGCGACTTGCCCCCCAGTTCCAGGGTCAGGGGCACCAGATGCTCGGCCGCGTTCTTCATCACCGCCTTGGCCACCGCCGTGCCGCCGGTAAGCACCAGATGGTCGAAGGGCTGGGCCGAGAAGGCCTGGCCCAGCTCCAGGCCGCCATTCACCACCACCACCTCGGACGGATCGAAGAATTCGGCCACCGCCGCCGCCAGCGCGTTGGCGGTGCGTGGATTCAATTCGGAAGGCTTGATGATGGCTCGGTTACCCGCTGCCAGCACATAAGCCAGGGGAGAGAGGGTGGTGTAGAGAGGGTAGTTCCAGGTGCCCATGATGCCCACCACGCCCTTGGGGTGATACTCCACCCAGCCCTTGGCGCCGAAGAGACTGAAGGGCATCGCCCCCTTGCGCCGCTGGGGCTTCATCCACTTGCCCACCTCCTTGCGGGCATGCTTCAAGGAGGTGAGGGACCCCATCAGGTCGTACATCATGGTCACCACCCGGGGCCGGTTGCCGAAATCGGCATGCACCGCCTCGCACAGGGCATCCCGGTGCTTCACCAGCATGTTGATGGCGCGCTGGATGCGGTCCTTGCGCACCGCCAGGCTCACCGCCCCTTCCGCGATACGGGCCGCCTTCTGCCGCGCCACCAGGGCTTCCAGTTCCGCCACTTCCGTGGCGGCCAGCGTCGTCATTTGATCCATGCTGTCATCTCCTCTCGCAACCGCCGGAAGCGGCTTGTTGTCAGCGGGACATGGTGCCACCGGAGGCGGAGGAAAAACATCCGGATTGCCCATTATGGGCAACCGGTTTGCGGCGGTGTTGACTCAAAACCGGCCGATGAAACCGTCAGCCATCCAAATACGTGACCTGACGTGCCACGAGCCTCCAGGAAGAGTTCTGGCGATACCAGACGTGGAGATAACGAGACCGGGACGTTGATGCCTTCCCTGCAAGAACAGCCTCCACGCGATACACACCGCTCACGATTGCGACATCTTCGTAGTACGTCGTCCGCACTTCAGAACGAGCCGCAAACTGAACACTCAGTTGGCCTGCATCGAGGTACTGCAAAAAAGCCTTTTTCGCCAAGGATCGCCCTGTGGCCGTGTTGTAGAAAAATTCCGCACCCAGCACCTTTTCGAGTTCGGAACGATCATTTGCAAGCAGGGCGGCAATAAAACCTTCCTCTGCCGCATCCAAATCTTGTTCTGTGCCAGCAGACCAGGCACCGATGGATATAACCACAAGCAGCAGGCAGAGCATTGTTCGACCTAAATTGGGCAGTTTCATGGGTAAGTCACGGCCCAGAAGCCTCGATGGCGCTGGGTAAGAATAGGAGAATAGGGGGTACCTCAGACCATGTTTTCGCCGCCTTTTCGATCTCAATCAAGACATGAACGTGCGTGCGTCCAGCATGCTCATACCTGGCGGCTGACCTAGCCTAGCCTGGCCCTCACATATATAAAATCACCTGTTCATTCAGCACCGAGGGCCGCTCCTGGCCGACCACATGAATGGCGATTTCCAGGGTCACCTGGGTACCGGCCTTCACCGCCTGCACGGCCTTGACGCGGCAGCGGGCATGGATGGGGCTACCGGCGGGAACGGGACTGGGAAAACGCAGCTTGTCGGAGCCGTAATTCACCATGTTGTTGAAGCCGACGATTTCCCAGTCCAGGGGAATCTGGAAGCGGCTGGCCAGCACCTGCACCAGGGCGCCGTGGGCGATGGTGGTGCCGAAGGGGCTTTGGGCCTTCGCTCGTTCGGGATCGGTGTGAATCCAGTAGTCGTCGCCGCTCAGGGCGGCGAAGTCGTTGATCAACTGCTGGGTGACGACAAGCTCATTGCTCCAGGGGGAATATTCCCCACTGATCAGGGCCTGCAGGCCGGCGAGGTCGCGGAAGTCGATCTGACGCCTGGGGGTTGTTCGGCTCATGGCACGGCTCCGGTAGGAATCCAAAGAGGAAAATGGTATCCCGACGATGCCGTCGGTTTTGTTCGCAATTCCGGCACCGATAAAATTTCGGCGGCCAATGCCATTAAGCTTGTACCCTGAAAATAAATCCATTGAGCCCGGCGTCATCCCGATAGCCCGGCCATTTCCACATCCCTGGCAGACAGAACAACACCATGAGCGCAGAAGAAGACACCTTCAATCCCTTTGAATGCCCGACCGTGAAGGCTCCCGTGAATGATGACTGGGCCGCACGTCGCGAGGCGGTGGAAGCCGCCCGGGCAGTCATCGGCAAGCTGGTCACCACCACCAGCGACGCCGCCACCCTGAGATCCGTGGCGGCCGACCTGCTGCGCCAGGCGGAGATCCTGGACCAGGCGCCCAGCCTCCATGGCCGGCTGGCCTTCGAGAACGGCCTGCACGGCACCTCGCGCCGGCTGGGTTACGAACTGAACCCCCTGGACGGCAAGAGCAATCCCCTGGCGCCCCCCTTCAACACCTGGTTCGAGGATGGCGTGGCCCATGGCCGCGCCTATCTGGACTGGCGCTACGAAGGCCCGCCCAACACGGTGCATGGCGGTTTCGTCTGCGCAGTATTCGACCAGTTCCTCGGCATCGCCCAGAGCCTGACCGGCCAACCGGGTCCCACGGGTACCCTGACCACCCGCATGCACCGCCCTACCCCGCTCTGTACCGAACTGCACCTGATCGGCCGGGTAAAGGAGGTGAAGGGCCGCAAGAACATCCTGGAGGGGGAAATCTGGGCCAACGGCATCATGACGGCCTCCGCCGAGGGGCTCTTCATCCATGTCAGCGCCGAGCGCTTCCGCCAGTTGATGAGCGGCCCTACTTGACGCTCCACGGTCAATTGACGCATCCCGCTTTTCCATAAACTCAATCACAGGAATTTTTCATGAGCGATACGATCCACTATCAAGATGCCGAAGGCCTTAAGAAACTGATCTCCCCCGAACTGGGCGCCTGGAGTCCCTCGGTGAAGGTGACCCAGGACATGATCAACCAGTTTGCCGAA from the Denitratisoma oestradiolicum genome contains:
- a CDS encoding coniferyl aldehyde dehydrogenase; amino-acid sequence: MDQMTTLAATEVAELEALVARQKAARIAEGAVSLAVRKDRIQRAINMLVKHRDALCEAVHADFGNRPRVVTMMYDLMGSLTSLKHARKEVGKWMKPQRRKGAMPFSLFGAKGWVEYHPKGVVGIMGTWNYPLYTTLSPLAYVLAAGNRAIIKPSELNPRTANALAAAVAEFFDPSEVVVVNGGLELGQAFSAQPFDHLVLTGGTAVAKAVMKNAAEHLVPLTLELGGKSPVIVGRSADLALAAERTMVAKGTNSGQLCVNADYVYVAKESLEPFVVALRGAYDSLYPGSYASNPDWVSVINERHCARIDGYVSEAAARGARVETCGGPFAGAQGKRLPLRLVIDPPADTAIMQNEIFGPALVVLSYERLEDAVAAINARPRPLALYYFGKDAAEERYVLDHTISGGVSLNEVAMHPALDDAPFGGIGDSGMGHYHGHEGFLEFAHARTIYKAGWYDPRKLFGLLPPYSKKLEAMIEKSIKP
- a CDS encoding nuclear transport factor 2 family protein, with the protein product MKLPNLGRTMLCLLLVVISIGAWSAGTEQDLDAAEEGFIAALLANDRSELEKVLGAEFFYNTATGRSLAKKAFLQYLDAGQLSVQFAARSEVRTTYYEDVAIVSGVYRVEAVLAGKASTSRSRYLHVWYRQNSSWRLVARQVTYLDG
- a CDS encoding MaoC family dehydratase, which translates into the protein MSRTTPRRQIDFRDLAGLQALISGEYSPWSNELVVTQQLINDFAALSGDDYWIHTDPERAKAQSPFGTTIAHGALVQVLASRFQIPLDWEIVGFNNMVNYGSDKLRFPSPVPAGSPIHARCRVKAVQAVKAGTQVTLEIAIHVVGQERPSVLNEQVILYM
- a CDS encoding PaaI family thioesterase; translation: MSAEEDTFNPFECPTVKAPVNDDWAARREAVEAARAVIGKLVTTTSDAATLRSVAADLLRQAEILDQAPSLHGRLAFENGLHGTSRRLGYELNPLDGKSNPLAPPFNTWFEDGVAHGRAYLDWRYEGPPNTVHGGFVCAVFDQFLGIAQSLTGQPGPTGTLTTRMHRPTPLCTELHLIGRVKEVKGRKNILEGEIWANGIMTASAEGLFIHVSAERFRQLMSGPT